The Microtus pennsylvanicus isolate mMicPen1 chromosome 5, mMicPen1.hap1, whole genome shotgun sequence DNA segment AGCCAGAAGGGCCAAGGTGAATAATACAAATCAcaacaaatgctggtgaggatTATGGAAAAGAAGAACACTTCCGTGAGTGGGAGTGCGGACTGTTGCACTCTGTAGTTGAAAAATGTAAGAATCAATGAGAATATTTCTCAAAATCTTACAGACAAATATAGCACATGTTCCCAAGATGTTGGAGACATCCAAGGTGTGAGGCATCTGCCAAGGGCTGCTGCATACAGAGAGTGGAACAGATATAAGCAAGAACTGGATGATACATGCAGCAAAGATGGAGGTCTGGAGCCTTTGAGCATGAAGCCTCACATACCAGACACAGAGCAACAGGATTTGGTGTTTTCCCTGCTTGCTTTGCTGTACTCTTATTACCCTTTATTCTCCATTTTGAACTGCTAGCATAATTCTGTGTCATTGTTTGAAATATGtagttcttttataattttttatttaatttttattattgtttattaaagACAATGTTAAGAGTTTGTCTGAAGTCTCATATTTACTTAGACTTTGAAGTTTAATCAATGTTGAGATTATTAAATACTATGGGAATTTATCTGTTGAACTAAATGTGTTTTGCTTTACAATATAGCCATGATCCTTTCGGGGTCACGATTGGAAactgtgatttgaatgagaaatggccCATAAGCTTATTTATTCCAACATTTGGTACGTAGTTGGTGCCACTGTTTGGGGAGATGTGAAAATTCTAGGAAATACCTTGTTTCTTCTCGGCCTATGCACATTTTCTGTAGGAAGTATAACAGTGGAATAAGGTTTGATAGTTTGTAGCCTTATTGGGTTACAATTTGCTATGCGTTTCCTGCATGCTGTGGAGATGTGATTCTTAGCTTATTGCTCCTACTTCTTGTTGTTGTATTTCCCCATAGTGGTGAAACTCAGACCTCTAGAACCTCGTccaaaaaatcattttcttctgcaacTAGCTTCTAGTTATGGTATTTTATCCCAAGAGCAGAAAATTGTCTCATAGAATTATGGAACATTATACCTTACTGGGACAAAATCAGCTTAAGCAGAATTCCAGCTCACAGATAAAATTCAGATTGGGAGAAATTACAGAGGCTGGAACTTGAGCCAGATGGTCTCCCCTCATCACTGGTCAACAAGCAGAGATCAGAGAATGATTGGTGCTCCGGTGACTCTTTCCTTTATATGCAGTCTGGGACTGCAGGGCAGGAAATGGGGCTGCCCAGTTAGGGAAGGTCTTCCTACCTCCATTAATCTATTCCTTATCATCCTTCATAAGCACAGACTGGTCTAGCCTAAAAATACCTTTCACCGGTGACCTGGAGTCTTGACTCCCATGTGATTTGAGATCAGGTTAAACTGACAATCACTGTTATACGTAAGCCTTGATTACCTGAGCACCATAATGTAATCTGGGAATGATTCCTTCTTGGACCTACATGCAAATGaggtttttaatattttgatagtctttattttgttgaaaaccTTGTTCGTAcactgtattttgatcatgttttccacCTTCCCAAATTCTTTACCAGTACTATCCATTTCCCTATCTACACAGTTTTTATCTCCCTCTTTcaaacaagcacacaaaacaggaaaaatgagAAATACATGAAAATCACAACACCCCAACccaaaaaacagaaatcaaagtaAACAAGCCAAAATAATTAGCATATTTAGCACATTAtgtataaagaaagaaacaagaagtcTGAgagaaataaagttattttaatagaaaattttcaaattttaaaatagtaagtgatttttttttacttattttataagaTAGAAGAATGAAGATATGATGTAAATCAATATTAGACTCCCTTGGAGAATGTGAAATTATTATAGTACTGCTCAGGTCCTATTTGTGGCAAATGCTATTTTTCAAATCATCAAGCACTTCTTGCTTTGTGATTTTGGTCCACGAATCTGGAATAGTAccccactttttaaattttttcccatACTTCTCTTCTAGCTCTGATCTGAAGCGACAGACAAACCATTTCCAATATGGCTGGGTAGATGAGTCTGGGGTGATGCTCCACGTGGCAAAATTACCTCCTGCTTCTCGATATTTCTTATATGGGAATTTTTGGAGgtcatgtaaaataaatgaacgaTCACTTGCTACAGAAGTAGTACAGCACTCAGTAGCAAAGTAGTCTGTTTTATAATAATGCCATCCGTTGACAGCCTGAGGACGGTGGAATGGCACACTGTGGTCTCCATCATGTTTGGGAATAGTGTTTGTACAAATTGCTTTACAAAAAGGACACTgtttccagcagccacagagaTGCTCAGAGAGAATTTTCTCAATGTCAGGAACAATTTCATCTATGGGTTTACTTGAGCAGTCCTCTTCAACTTTCCTCAGTGCAGGATCTAAAGCTGCACTCATGGCTTCTTTGAGAaactcagtgtcctttatttccTGGTGCTCGATGCTTATCAGGTCTCTTCTTGGAAAGATCAGTTTGCTTCCTAGATGATCACAGAACAAATCCAACCAGCGAGAAGCAGTGCTGTTTTCAGCTTTAGCTTCTGCTGTGGACTTATTAATGGCAGAGAGGATGGCATTCTTGATGGCATCCAAACTTCTTCTTAAAAAGGTCTTTATTTTTTCACCTCCTTTTTTAAAACAGTATCTTCTAATGTGGTAACGAATATAACCCTTGATAAACGATTCTGGATGATGAATGTATTGCAAATACTTATCAAAGTTTTCTTCTTCAGCTAGAGAGTAGAGAATATGCTTTTCCAGGTTAGCCCTGTTGCCATTGAATGCAGGGCAGGTGGCTCGCATGTCTCCAGCTACTTTAGGACCCATCATTTCCCATATGGTGGTAGAGACAGCAGGAGTGAGCTTGAGCCACAGGAATTCAACAAACGATGTGATGGAGGTAGCACCTTGGCAGGAGATCTTAAAACTCATGAAGAaaccatctttctttctctccagatAGTTCACAGGATCATTTTCTCTCTTGAACGCCTTGTGCATTTCCTTGAAACTTTTAGATGCTCTTTGGAATAAGTATGAGGATAAGTCAATGGTGTAGTCTTTGGTAAATGTGTATTCTTCCTCAGGGGGAACAGATTTCAGTTCATTTTCTATTATCCTCAGGATTTCATGAAAATCACTCTGACTGTAATCACGCTTTTGCTTCCAAATGTTTGTTATTGTTTCATTATTTCTTGAATAAATGTTATTAGTAGTCTTACTAATAGACTCTTGATGACAGACTTCTAAACTCCTTggaaatataatacatttttttttcatttggacaTGTTTGGAGTAATTGATTTCAAACATCTCTCCTGAATTCATTTTCAGTCTTTCCatgatgtttttctctttcttgaaatATTCCAGAAGGATATTTTCAGCATCCAAATCAATGTCAGGGTCATTGACAGGAGGTGCAGTCAAAGAAACTTTGTAGATCCAACTTGTCCAAAGTTGGTTGAACTTCTCACCTAACTCTTCATCACTTAATTCTTTACCCTTCACACTCAAAGCCAACTCTCGGCTCTTCTCTAACAATTCATTTTCATATTGTGACTTTTGGTTATCTAGTCTTTCTTGGCTTTGTTTAAGACTGATAAGCTCATCACATTTTCTTCTGGTGTCTGAAATAAGTGCATCTTTAAGCATTAGTAGCTTATGTTCAAAATTTGCTTTCCATTGAACCAATATTTCACTATCTggattttcttcaaaatatttgtCAAAATCTTGCTTGACGGTTTCATATTTTGTACTGACTGGACCCTCCACTGCATTAGTTGTGAGAGTCAGGATTTTCCCATTCTGAATCTGATTGTTCAACTGATTCTGTAAGTCCAGCACATGACTCCTCAGTTCCCAGGTCCAGTGGTTATACATTGTTTCCAGTTTACTCATGGATATGATTTCTTGGgtgttcctgaaactgaaaatgaaGTTCTCACTGACCAGGGCTTTCCACAAATCCTGAACTCGGAATTTTACATCTGAGATCTTCATGATCCTTCCCCTGGATTCCTGCTGGGCAGTTCTAAGAATCCCAGCCTTCAACTCCTGAACATTGTGGCTATAGTGAGGATTGGGAGGGGCCATTGGGGGATTGCCATCCCAGAGGTGGGCGAAGTAGTAGACATGACTATTGGCATCAAATTTAATTACATCACTGAAGCGGGTTATGTCTGAGCACTCTTCCTGTTCAGCAGCTAATGCTGTCATCTCATCCAGTCTCTGCTCCAGTCTCCTTCGTCCTTCCATAGTTTGGTCTTTAGCTGTAACTTCTCCCACATTCTGATGGACaaagaagcaacttggggagattTTTACTTGTTTCATCCTTAGAAAGGCCTGGACAACTATTTGTAAGATATCCTGCATCTCTGATGGATTCTCTCCAAAAATATTGATCAGAGTCAAGTTTCCAAGGCCAATGACGAATGTTGCCAATTCATTGTCCCAGTTCTGGGATTTGTTGTTGAGTTCTGGAGCCCGAAGTCCTTCTGTGTCTACTGCTAGAATATAATCAAAGCCAAGTTCTTTTGTGAATGTCTCATCTACCTTCAGAAGCTGCATATAGGCCCCCCTAGTGCAACGACCCACACTGACTGTGAACTGCAACCCGAATAGGGCATTCAGCAGAGTAGACTTCCCTGAGCTCTGCAATCCAAGGATAGAGAGAACAAACAGCCTTTTGTCTCCAAGTTTCTCTGAGATCTTCTCAAAAACAGCTGCCACCCACTTTAGAGGCACATATGAAGCATCCCCATCCATCAGCTCAATGGGAACACCAGCTATCATCAGGTCTGCAACAatctgagggagagagagaaaacttttATCTCTAGTGGAAGAAGTTTCTTCCAGAGCTTCATAAATCTGGCCAACTTCTCTGAGAAGATGCTCAGTTCCAAAAGTACAGTCATGAATCTCTGTGGAGATTGCTTCTATCTGATTCTGACAGATTGTCAGGGAGTCACTGTTATATTTcttatgtttttctgtttgtacCATTGACCACACAGACCTTTGTTTCTGCTGTAATTTTTCCAAATGTCCTTTGGTCAAGTTGTGTAAAAAATGACCCAGCCAGTGCAAGATGTAATATTTAGCAGGAGCTTCTTCATGTTCTTGAAGGATTGCAAGGAAAGAATGCATTACATCATTGAGAGGACAGGCTTTCTCTAATTGTTTATATCgtattttttgtttctgaatATCTATATCACTTTTATGTTGTTCAATACTCCGATTTCCCTTTTCTCTCAGATGATAGAGTTCTTTGTCCTTCTTACACCAAGTATGCCACAGTTGTCCCTGAAGAGGTAGTAGGTTTTCCTTTATCTTTGATAATGTCTGTTTTGCTAGTAGGGCCATTATAATCTCAGCCTTTTCTTTGGCATCCTTGCAGAGTCTCTGGTCTTCATCAACCAGGAATCCTTGTCTTCGAGCTATCTCTGAACAGTCCTCTAAGCTATGAGAAGTATTAGAGACCTCTAGTAAATGTTTAATGGCGTTTGTGAGTTCCTCAGTTAATTCTGCCTCATTTCTATTCCTGATGCCAATTCTTACTCTTCTACCAGAATTATTAGCCAAGGCATTTTTTTTATCATCCAACAAGCACACTAGACATATTGATGACTGACATAAGTGTCTGACAAgattctggttttctttgttgtcaTCAGAAGATGACATGAGGACCACAATGACAGAAGAGATTTCCTGCAGAAAGCTGAGTTGTTGCCTATGGTCCTTGGCATCTCCATGAAGATTGGTGAAGGCCACACACTTATCAAATGTGTCCTCATTTTGACCCCCAGGACAGAACCAGGAGATTTCCACCACTCCCTCCATCAGGAGACAATATTTGCTGCTTCCTCTGCAGTGCCTGTGAAAAAACACATCATGTTTACGTTTACTGAGGAGAGAGTTCATGATCTGAGATTTGGAAGCAGAAAGGCCATTTCCAACTCTAATGAAGGACACAATGGGGGTAGAGACACAGCACATCTGCTGATTCCTGTGACTGTAGCTCTTGTCCTGTGGTGATTTACTTGACTCTTGCCAACTTCTCCTGATTTGTCTGAGAGACCAGAGAGAGAATTCCATCTGAGAAGTGTTGGGATTTGGCACCACAAGGGGGAGTGCAAATTGACAAATGGAAAGTTTGGACAAAATATATTGCCTGGCAAGATCATCTGCACAGTGAAAAATGGCCATCTGGATGTCCATTGGGTGAATGTGGGGCCGGGACATTTTTGCTGATGATTTTACAATATCTTCAGTCTCTTCAAATAACTCTTCATATGGATCAAAAGCCTCATTATCCTGGTTGTAGGAGCATCTAGAGACCTGGTATTTTGTGTTTCCATCATTCTTGAAGATCAGTTGTCTCAGCCTGCAATCTAACATCAGTAGTTTTTGTAGGAAATAGAAGGGAAGTTCCTGTTCAGATCTTGGCTCAGACTTGTGGACAGACATCTTGTAGATGTTTTGGAAATCAGCTCTGCTCATCTTTTTTGGATAGTGATGATCTAGGCCTAGACGTTGAAGTAAGTGTATGAAAGATTCATTGTCCACCACTCCCTTTTTGATGTTTTCAATACTTCGTTGTTTATAAGACTCTTTAATTTCATTACGAAGACTTTGCAATTTTGTTTTCACTATGTCCATACGCAAAGAAGGAGTAATGGCTTTATAGTCCCCATAAATGAATAATCTCAAATCATTCTCAAGATTTTCCCAATCATGGTATACTTCATGTTTTGTGAGGATGTTTACAACTTCTTCAGACAAGAGTTGTCCTATATATTGTCTTACTAATACCAAACGTTGTCTTTTCTCACCTgtaaaaatatctgtgtttccaaCTGTGGCTCTCAGAGCTGTCAGCACCAGGAATGCCTGGGCTCTGTAATTACAGACATTTTTAAGCTCTTGGTATTTCTGTTGGGCAGTTTGTATTTCATCCAAGAGGAAGTTTAACTCTGCACACCCCAGGAGAGGCTGAAGAGCATTGTCGTCCAGCCGATAACCTGCACCAGCTGCAATGGAGTGCAGTAGCAGCTGCATGTCAGGCTGCTCTGATTCTCTGAGAAAGTTCAAGAAGGATCTCAGAGCTGTGGTGACATCACATGTAGCTTTTCTTTGAGCCTCTTCTACTGTTtgtgaagatttatttttcatattcacTCCTactagtttctttttaatttgctttaagGTCTTAAGGAATTGAGTAAAGGAGATGATTTTGaccttttcttcctctgtctccgaGTGGTAGATACACTCCATGGTAGATGATGCCTGTGGGAAGTTTGTCACTTTGTAGACATGAGGTTCTAGAAATCTATACACTTGAGCATTAATAAAGTGAGTTATATAAGCGGCTGCTTCTTTGAGAAAGTTGATTGTGCTAATTAAAAAATTCTGCAGTTGCCAATCTGTAAAAAACATATAAGTCCAAATGTTATAACTTGTGATTTTTTGACTTAAGGCTTTCATGGAATTTATCAGTCTCTTAAGTTTCCTCTCATAATCAGAAACTTCTTGGAAATTCATAGTTTTTTGAAAAAGTCTAATTTCTTGCCCAAGACTGTACAAATATTCTTCGTCTTGGATTTGAACAGCAAGGCCAGTCAGGACAGTATAGTTTTCATTTAGACATTTAGCCAGTTGAAGTGGCTTCTTAAAATCACTTCTGTGGTTGCTAAGGATGATATCCCAAACAGGTACCAACTGAAGTTCCTGGTCAATGATAGACCAGGTTTTGTTGCTGGCAAGAAGACCAGTTGTCCAGTGAACAATTCCATTTGTTTCTACTGGTCCACCTATCTGGGCCACAGATAACTGGACATTAAATTGGAACATTTCATTAGCTACATTCTGGCACGATCTTACATAACGTGAGTGTGATGCTTTCGCCCTTCCAacaactttaatcccaaagccGCTGGAGCTCCCTTTTATGTATCGATCCAAGGCCTCTGCTGTCTGCTGTTTCACATGACCCAGCTGGTCACTGTTGAAACCCTCTGAAATGGCCTTCCAGCAGTAGATTCCTCCAAGGTGCAGAGGGCCTTGATTAGCATGAGAGCCAAACCTATTAAAGAAGTTTTCAATCCTGTTTCTTAGT contains these protein-coding regions:
- the LOC142849534 gene encoding interferon-induced very large GTPase 1-like isoform X2; this encodes MNRAKKFPEKSQPRHRNLQEMLTEVGLSVDYWLPKLQKDLGVTCAQALQHLEEKDPQKLKAHIQHTWEQRALKKLLDLSQPNSVAEFQETPGEMIRNRHQQAKQALQELRALQSEGKHRQEKEVRNKEAELRQAMEIPEECWPGPEVPLNDVTETMVRHLKDMDPKLPYSGNLSDRDLVRWASGGLALQGIYKTSKQGDLVVKREELLRVPKEFFLFGPKQGKRMETREFTSSQAESLFTKTVEKLGFGAMTSATGECWGFSLEGGREQSKHSKSKDTHQSFSEHSYFCSAKFSYVPLASFHFRTDQLQLSPAALRELKIIEEQLEHTDGPDRFLLLRNRIENFFNRFGSHANQGPLHLGGIYCWKAISEGFNSDQLGHVKQQTAEALDRYIKGSSSGFGIKVVGRAKASHSRYVRSCQNVANEMFQFNVQLSVAQIGGPVETNGIVHWTTGLLASNKTWSIIDQELQLVPVWDIILSNHRSDFKKPLQLAKCLNENYTVLTGLAVQIQDEEYLYSLGQEIRLFQKTMNFQEVSDYERKLKRLINSMKALSQKITSYNIWTYMFFTDWQLQNFLISTINFLKEAAAYITHFINAQVYRFLEPHVYKVTNFPQASSTMECIYHSETEEEKVKIISFTQFLKTLKQIKKKLVGVNMKNKSSQTVEEAQRKATCDVTTALRSFLNFLRESEQPDMQLLLHSIAAGAGYRLDDNALQPLLGCAELNFLLDEIQTAQQKYQELKNVCNYRAQAFLVLTALRATVGNTDIFTGEKRQRLVLVRQYIGQLLSEEVVNILTKHEVYHDWENLENDLRLFIYGDYKAITPSLRMDIVKTKLQSLRNEIKESYKQRSIENIKKGVVDNESFIHLLQRLGLDHHYPKKMSRADFQNIYKMSVHKSEPRSEQELPFYFLQKLLMLDCRLRQLIFKNDGNTKYQVSRCSYNQDNEAFDPYEELFEETEDIVKSSAKMSRPHIHPMDIQMAIFHCADDLARQYILSKLSICQFALPLVVPNPNTSQMEFSLWSLRQIRRSWQESSKSPQDKSYSHRNQQMCCVSTPIVSFIRVGNGLSASKSQIMNSLLSKRKHDVFFHRHCRGSSKYCLLMEGVVEISWFCPGGQNEDTFDKCVAFTNLHGDAKDHRQQLSFLQEISSVIVVLMSSSDDNKENQNLVRHLCQSSICLVCLLDDKKNALANNSGRRVRIGIRNRNEAELTEELTNAIKHLLEVSNTSHSLEDCSEIARRQGFLVDEDQRLCKDAKEKAEIIMALLAKQTLSKIKENLLPLQGQLWHTWCKKDKELYHLREKGNRSIEQHKSDIDIQKQKIRYKQLEKACPLNDVMHSFLAILQEHEEAPAKYYILHWLGHFLHNLTKGHLEKLQQKQRSVWSMVQTEKHKKYNSDSLTICQNQIEAISTEIHDCTFGTEHLLREVGQIYEALEETSSTRDKSFLSLPQIVADLMIAGVPIELMDGDASYVPLKWVAAVFEKISEKLGDKRLFVLSILGLQSSGKSTLLNALFGLQFTVSVGRCTRGAYMQLLKVDETFTKELGFDYILAVDTEGLRAPELNNKSQNWDNELATFVIGLGNLTLINIFGENPSEMQDILQIVVQAFLRMKQVKISPSCFFVHQNVGEVTAKDQTMEGRRRLEQRLDEMTALAAEQEECSDITRFSDVIKFDANSHVYYFAHLWDGNPPMAPPNPHYSHNVQELKAGILRTAQQESRGRIMKISDVKFRVQDLWKALVSENFIFSFRNTQEIISMSKLETMYNHWTWELRSHVLDLQNQLNNQIQNGKILTLTTNAVEGPVSTKYETVKQDFDKYFEENPDSEILVQWKANFEHKLLMLKDALISDTRRKCDELISLKQSQERLDNQKSQYENELLEKSRELALSVKGKELSDEELGEKFNQLWTSWIYKVSLTAPPVNDPDIDLDAENILLEYFKKEKNIMERLKMNSGEMFEINYSKHVQMKKKCIIFPRSLEVCHQESISKTTNNIYSRNNETITNIWKQKRDYSQSDFHEILRIIENELKSVPPEEEYTFTKDYTIDLSSYLFQRASKSFKEMHKAFKRENDPVNYLERKKDGFFMSFKISCQGATSITSFVEFLWLKLTPAVSTTIWEMMGPKVAGDMRATCPAFNGNRANLEKHILYSLAEEENFDKYLQYIHHPESFIKGYIRYHIRRYCFKKGGEKIKTFLRRSLDAIKNAILSAINKSTAEAKAENSTASRWLDLFCDHLGSKLIFPRRDLISIEHQEIKDTEFLKEAMSAALDPALRKVEEDCSSKPIDEIVPDIEKILSEHLCGCWKQCPFCKAICTNTIPKHDGDHSVPFHRPQAVNGWHYYKTDYFATECCTTSVASDRSFILHDLQKFPYKKYREAGGNFATWSITPDSSTQPYWKWFVCRFRSELEEKYGKKFKKWGTIPDSWTKITKQEVLDDLKNSICHK
- the LOC142849534 gene encoding interferon-induced very large GTPase 1-like isoform X1, with amino-acid sequence MVSSLAASRKEPDLLSLLSGAATRRRELGFKKTTMNRAKKFPEKSQPRHRNLQEMLTEVGLSVDYWLPKLQKDLGVTCAQALQHLEEKDPQKLKAHIQHTWEQRALKKLLDLSQPNSVAEFQETPGEMIRNRHQQAKQALQELRALQSEGKHRQEKEVRNKEAELRQAMEIPEECWPGPEVPLNDVTETMVRHLKDMDPKLPYSGNLSDRDLVRWASGGLALQGIYKTSKQGDLVVKREELLRVPKEFFLFGPKQGKRMETREFTSSQAESLFTKTVEKLGFGAMTSATGECWGFSLEGGREQSKHSKSKDTHQSFSEHSYFCSAKFSYVPLASFHFRTDQLQLSPAALRELKIIEEQLEHTDGPDRFLLLRNRIENFFNRFGSHANQGPLHLGGIYCWKAISEGFNSDQLGHVKQQTAEALDRYIKGSSSGFGIKVVGRAKASHSRYVRSCQNVANEMFQFNVQLSVAQIGGPVETNGIVHWTTGLLASNKTWSIIDQELQLVPVWDIILSNHRSDFKKPLQLAKCLNENYTVLTGLAVQIQDEEYLYSLGQEIRLFQKTMNFQEVSDYERKLKRLINSMKALSQKITSYNIWTYMFFTDWQLQNFLISTINFLKEAAAYITHFINAQVYRFLEPHVYKVTNFPQASSTMECIYHSETEEEKVKIISFTQFLKTLKQIKKKLVGVNMKNKSSQTVEEAQRKATCDVTTALRSFLNFLRESEQPDMQLLLHSIAAGAGYRLDDNALQPLLGCAELNFLLDEIQTAQQKYQELKNVCNYRAQAFLVLTALRATVGNTDIFTGEKRQRLVLVRQYIGQLLSEEVVNILTKHEVYHDWENLENDLRLFIYGDYKAITPSLRMDIVKTKLQSLRNEIKESYKQRSIENIKKGVVDNESFIHLLQRLGLDHHYPKKMSRADFQNIYKMSVHKSEPRSEQELPFYFLQKLLMLDCRLRQLIFKNDGNTKYQVSRCSYNQDNEAFDPYEELFEETEDIVKSSAKMSRPHIHPMDIQMAIFHCADDLARQYILSKLSICQFALPLVVPNPNTSQMEFSLWSLRQIRRSWQESSKSPQDKSYSHRNQQMCCVSTPIVSFIRVGNGLSASKSQIMNSLLSKRKHDVFFHRHCRGSSKYCLLMEGVVEISWFCPGGQNEDTFDKCVAFTNLHGDAKDHRQQLSFLQEISSVIVVLMSSSDDNKENQNLVRHLCQSSICLVCLLDDKKNALANNSGRRVRIGIRNRNEAELTEELTNAIKHLLEVSNTSHSLEDCSEIARRQGFLVDEDQRLCKDAKEKAEIIMALLAKQTLSKIKENLLPLQGQLWHTWCKKDKELYHLREKGNRSIEQHKSDIDIQKQKIRYKQLEKACPLNDVMHSFLAILQEHEEAPAKYYILHWLGHFLHNLTKGHLEKLQQKQRSVWSMVQTEKHKKYNSDSLTICQNQIEAISTEIHDCTFGTEHLLREVGQIYEALEETSSTRDKSFLSLPQIVADLMIAGVPIELMDGDASYVPLKWVAAVFEKISEKLGDKRLFVLSILGLQSSGKSTLLNALFGLQFTVSVGRCTRGAYMQLLKVDETFTKELGFDYILAVDTEGLRAPELNNKSQNWDNELATFVIGLGNLTLINIFGENPSEMQDILQIVVQAFLRMKQVKISPSCFFVHQNVGEVTAKDQTMEGRRRLEQRLDEMTALAAEQEECSDITRFSDVIKFDANSHVYYFAHLWDGNPPMAPPNPHYSHNVQELKAGILRTAQQESRGRIMKISDVKFRVQDLWKALVSENFIFSFRNTQEIISMSKLETMYNHWTWELRSHVLDLQNQLNNQIQNGKILTLTTNAVEGPVSTKYETVKQDFDKYFEENPDSEILVQWKANFEHKLLMLKDALISDTRRKCDELISLKQSQERLDNQKSQYENELLEKSRELALSVKGKELSDEELGEKFNQLWTSWIYKVSLTAPPVNDPDIDLDAENILLEYFKKEKNIMERLKMNSGEMFEINYSKHVQMKKKCIIFPRSLEVCHQESISKTTNNIYSRNNETITNIWKQKRDYSQSDFHEILRIIENELKSVPPEEEYTFTKDYTIDLSSYLFQRASKSFKEMHKAFKRENDPVNYLERKKDGFFMSFKISCQGATSITSFVEFLWLKLTPAVSTTIWEMMGPKVAGDMRATCPAFNGNRANLEKHILYSLAEEENFDKYLQYIHHPESFIKGYIRYHIRRYCFKKGGEKIKTFLRRSLDAIKNAILSAINKSTAEAKAENSTASRWLDLFCDHLGSKLIFPRRDLISIEHQEIKDTEFLKEAMSAALDPALRKVEEDCSSKPIDEIVPDIEKILSEHLCGCWKQCPFCKAICTNTIPKHDGDHSVPFHRPQAVNGWHYYKTDYFATECCTTSVASDRSFILHDLQKFPYKKYREAGGNFATWSITPDSSTQPYWKWFVCRFRSELEEKYGKKFKKWGTIPDSWTKITKQEVLDDLKNSICHK